A genomic stretch from Thermodesulforhabdus norvegica includes:
- the hemB gene encoding porphobilinogen synthase, with protein sequence MRFPVYRPRRMRRNEALRRLLRETVLSVNDLICPFFVMPGEGVRNEVRSMPGVFQLSVDELLKDVREVFDLGIPAIILFGIPEHKDERGSEAYAKTGIIQQAVKAVKDAFPNLLVITDVCMCEYTSHGHCGIVKNGDVDNDATLDVLARIALSHVRAGADMVAPSDMMDGRVGFIREALDSNGYSHIPIMAYSAKYCSAFYGPFREAAHSAPQFGDRRSYQMDPANSDEALREVALDIEEGADVVMVKPALPYLDIIRRVKDEFGYPVAAYCVSGEYAMIKAAALNGWLDEKRVVLETLSSIRRAGADMIITYFARDVARWLRET encoded by the coding sequence ATGAGATTCCCCGTTTACAGACCCCGTCGTATGAGGCGAAACGAAGCGCTGAGGCGACTTTTAAGAGAGACGGTTCTTTCCGTGAACGATCTGATATGTCCCTTTTTTGTGATGCCGGGAGAAGGCGTAAGAAACGAAGTAAGATCTATGCCGGGAGTTTTTCAGCTCTCCGTTGATGAGTTGCTCAAGGACGTCAGAGAGGTTTTCGATCTGGGGATTCCGGCGATCATTCTCTTCGGCATTCCCGAACACAAAGACGAGCGGGGCAGTGAAGCCTATGCGAAAACGGGGATTATTCAGCAGGCCGTAAAAGCCGTGAAGGATGCCTTTCCCAACCTTTTGGTCATAACCGATGTTTGCATGTGTGAGTACACCAGTCACGGTCACTGTGGTATTGTGAAAAACGGCGATGTTGATAACGATGCCACTCTGGATGTCCTTGCCCGAATTGCACTGTCTCACGTCAGGGCGGGCGCGGATATGGTCGCACCGTCGGACATGATGGACGGCAGGGTTGGGTTCATCAGAGAAGCCCTGGACTCAAACGGGTATTCCCACATTCCCATAATGGCTTATTCCGCAAAGTATTGCTCTGCCTTCTACGGCCCCTTTAGAGAAGCCGCTCATTCGGCTCCCCAGTTCGGCGACCGCCGTTCCTATCAGATGGATCCGGCTAATTCTGACGAGGCTCTTCGGGAGGTAGCCCTGGATATTGAAGAAGGTGCGGACGTCGTGATGGTCAAGCCGGCTCTGCCCTATCTCGACATCATAAGGCGGGTGAAGGATGAATTCGGATATCCCGTTGCCGCTTACTGCGTAAGCGGTGAGTACGCCATGATCAAGGCTGCCGCCCTGAACGGGTGGCTTGACGAAAAAAGGGTCGTCCTGGAAACTCTTTCGTCAATTCGTCGTGCCGGTGCCGATATGATAATAACTTATTTTGCAAGGGATGTTGCCCGATGGTTGCGTGAAACTTAA
- the ahbD gene encoding heme b synthase, giving the protein MNNPVLKHELKIVAWEVTRTCNLACIHCRAASLDKPYEGELSTEDAFRLMDQIAEVGKPIIILTGGEPLLRPDIFEIASYGTKKGFRMTMAVNGTLVTPEVARKMKDSGIKRVSVSIDGSTSESHDSFRKVPGAFERAVEGINVLKSCGVPFQINTTITAENLHELEKIHQLAISLGAEAHHIFLLVPTGRGRDLGDRAIGAAEYESALHWFYEQRGRSGLQLKATCAPHYYRILRQRAREKGEAVTFRSYGLDAVTRGCLGGISFCFISHLGTVQPCGYLEIECGNVKTSEFRDIWEKSEVFSRLRDLSLYKGKCGRCEFIRVCGGCRARAYEATGDYLAEEPLCTYEPGFTRQSA; this is encoded by the coding sequence GTGAATAATCCTGTACTGAAGCACGAGCTTAAAATCGTTGCCTGGGAAGTTACGAGGACCTGCAATCTAGCCTGCATCCACTGCCGGGCGGCTTCTCTGGATAAGCCCTATGAAGGTGAGCTTTCCACCGAGGATGCCTTTCGGCTGATGGATCAGATAGCCGAAGTGGGAAAGCCCATAATTATACTCACGGGCGGTGAACCGCTCCTAAGACCCGACATCTTCGAAATAGCATCCTACGGTACGAAAAAAGGCTTCAGAATGACGATGGCCGTTAACGGCACCCTCGTCACACCCGAAGTTGCGCGAAAGATGAAGGATTCGGGGATTAAGCGAGTCAGCGTAAGCATTGACGGATCAACATCTGAATCTCACGACTCCTTCCGAAAGGTTCCGGGGGCTTTTGAAAGAGCCGTTGAAGGCATTAACGTTCTGAAGTCCTGCGGCGTGCCTTTTCAGATAAACACGACGATTACGGCAGAAAACCTGCACGAACTGGAAAAAATCCACCAATTGGCGATATCTCTGGGTGCAGAAGCACACCACATCTTTCTTCTGGTTCCCACTGGCAGGGGAAGGGATCTGGGCGACCGGGCAATAGGTGCCGCCGAGTATGAGTCGGCGCTTCACTGGTTTTACGAACAGCGAGGCAGGTCGGGCCTTCAGCTCAAGGCGACCTGCGCACCCCATTATTATCGAATCCTGCGTCAGAGAGCCCGTGAAAAGGGTGAAGCCGTGACCTTCCGGTCTTACGGGCTGGATGCTGTGACCCGCGGATGTCTTGGAGGGATAAGCTTCTGCTTCATTTCTCACCTCGGAACGGTTCAACCCTGTGGTTATCTGGAGATCGAATGTGGCAATGTGAAGACCTCCGAATTTCGCGATATCTGGGAGAAATCGGAGGTTTTTTCCAGACTCAGGGATCTGTCTCTGTATAAGGGGAAGTGCGGTAGGTGCGAGTTCATAAGGGTCTGTGGTGGGTGCCGGGCCCGAGCCTATGAGGCGACGGGAGACTACCTTGCAGAGGAACCCCTTTGTACCTATGAACCCGGATTCACGAGACAATCCGCCTGA
- a CDS encoding GNAT family N-acetyltransferase yields MNPDSRDNPPDTMPEPSSLAIMKENQDHLVQVSSLFKQVFFKDFSPEVFLWKYRMKEYGRIFAVCAWDFDKNELVGHVASIPLAGWKEGREIVFFQFVDAMVHEKARGRNLLTRMIHRLLEEIEHSQDAFIPYVFPGPVSSIIGQKHGWLHVVSEIEDLCPQRATGLSFLRRLPVRFIKDEPEKRTCNRLWDEVGKHFSCLLKRDWEFVNWRYLNNPVERYDFFYVEIFGRLRGWFVTGIYPDGRRLVDYLVPPGWIKPFFLKICDAFGDVKCWIPHCLRQYVRGISFAGTATPLTLAAITTASPFDLVSLLKKSLFFTMADIDIY; encoded by the coding sequence ATGAACCCGGATTCACGAGACAATCCGCCTGATACAATGCCGGAACCCTCCAGCCTTGCCATAATGAAGGAAAATCAAGATCATCTCGTACAGGTATCGAGCCTCTTCAAGCAGGTTTTCTTCAAGGATTTTTCCCCCGAGGTCTTTCTGTGGAAATACAGGATGAAGGAGTACGGCAGGATCTTTGCCGTATGTGCCTGGGACTTCGATAAAAACGAACTCGTCGGCCATGTTGCTTCCATTCCGCTGGCAGGCTGGAAGGAAGGCCGTGAAATTGTGTTCTTCCAGTTCGTTGATGCCATGGTTCACGAGAAAGCCCGCGGACGCAATCTTCTTACCAGAATGATCCACAGGCTTCTGGAGGAAATAGAGCACTCACAGGATGCTTTTATTCCCTACGTTTTCCCCGGTCCCGTGTCCTCGATTATAGGGCAGAAGCACGGGTGGCTGCATGTGGTTTCCGAAATTGAAGACCTTTGTCCGCAGAGGGCTACCGGATTGAGTTTCCTTCGTCGGCTTCCCGTCAGGTTTATAAAAGATGAGCCCGAAAAGAGAACCTGCAATCGTCTGTGGGATGAGGTCGGGAAACACTTTTCCTGTTTACTGAAAAGAGACTGGGAATTTGTCAACTGGAGATATCTGAATAACCCTGTTGAAAGGTATGATTTTTTTTACGTCGAAATCTTCGGAAGGCTGAGGGGATGGTTCGTTACGGGGATCTATCCGGACGGAAGGAGGCTGGTTGACTACCTCGTTCCGCCGGGATGGATCAAGCCGTTTTTTCTGAAGATTTGCGATGCCTTCGGAGATGTCAAATGCTGGATTCCTCACTGTCTCCGGCAGTATGTCAGGGGGATAAGTTTTGCCGGTACTGCTACACCTCTTACGCTTGCCGCAATTACGACGGCTTCGCCCTTTGACCTTGTGTCCCTGTTGAAAAAAAGCTTATTTTTCACAATGGCAGACATCGACATATACTGA
- a CDS encoding NAD-dependent epimerase/dehydratase family protein translates to MPSILITGAAGFIGFHLAYRFASSSDWKVIALDNINAYYDIGIKLDRLRELGIREILDDQMVSSERFGNLQFIKMDLRDRHKVLRFFQDHQVDVLCHLAAQAGVRHSLACPEDYVSNNISGFLNILDGCRLKGIRKLCFASSSSVYGKNALYPLSENLVTDSPISPYAVTKKCDELLAFCYGHQYGIQTAGLRLFTVYGPWGRPDMALYKFVRNIFSDRPIELYNYGKMKRDFTYIDDCIDAITLIVEKLCSIGDDRFFEIYNVASGRMVDLEYFVSLIEKETGRKAQIIYRPIQAGDVEATFGDISKIRDFVGYEPRVSVEEGIARFVRWYREYHGV, encoded by the coding sequence ATGCCCTCGATTCTGATTACGGGAGCTGCGGGCTTCATCGGTTTTCACCTTGCTTATAGATTTGCCTCCAGCTCTGACTGGAAAGTCATAGCTCTCGATAACATCAATGCCTACTATGATATAGGCATCAAACTGGACCGGCTCAGGGAACTGGGTATTCGTGAAATACTGGATGACCAGATGGTCTCTTCCGAACGCTTTGGGAACCTGCAGTTTATAAAAATGGACCTTCGCGATCGGCACAAAGTTCTGCGCTTTTTTCAGGATCATCAGGTGGACGTCCTCTGTCACCTTGCAGCTCAGGCGGGAGTCAGGCACTCCCTTGCCTGTCCGGAGGATTACGTGAGCAACAACATCTCCGGATTTCTCAACATCCTTGACGGCTGTCGGCTTAAGGGCATAAGAAAACTCTGTTTTGCAAGCAGTTCCAGCGTTTACGGAAAGAACGCCCTTTATCCGCTGTCCGAGAATCTCGTCACGGATTCACCGATAAGCCCCTACGCCGTCACGAAAAAGTGCGACGAACTGCTGGCTTTTTGCTACGGACATCAATACGGTATTCAAACCGCAGGTCTCAGGTTGTTTACGGTTTATGGCCCCTGGGGAAGGCCGGATATGGCCCTTTACAAGTTCGTGAGGAACATCTTTTCGGACAGACCCATAGAACTCTACAACTATGGAAAAATGAAACGGGACTTTACCTACATCGACGATTGCATTGATGCAATAACCCTGATCGTCGAAAAACTCTGCTCTATCGGGGATGACCGTTTTTTTGAAATATACAACGTTGCCAGCGGCCGAATGGTCGATCTGGAGTATTTTGTCTCGCTCATAGAAAAAGAAACCGGCAGAAAGGCTCAAATAATTTACAGGCCCATTCAGGCCGGCGATGTGGAGGCGACCTTCGGGGACATTTCCAAGATTCGGGACTTCGTCGGATATGAACCTAGAGTTTCGGTTGAAGAGGGCATTGCAAGGTTTGTCAGATGGTACAGGGAGTATCATGGGGTTTAA
- a CDS encoding class I SAM-dependent methyltransferase, whose product MGFKEKIRNVVPSSLLEKAIGVVRDEKKRPSEFSWMPHQRKGHMVRYYRDYISYLEHQASKFPLINKDELAVYDREYRALLRDRLTAGGFIKEGMKVLCLGARQGTEVKAFLDLGCFAVGVDINPGDNNHFVLYGDFHSLQFPDGVVDVVFTNSLDHVFDIQEVLNEVRRVLDKTGFFVVEAIMGKGEGIEPDEFASFWWETTEDLAKLIEEKGGFSLKKRHKFSRPWEGYHMVFEKL is encoded by the coding sequence ATGGGGTTTAAGGAAAAGATCAGGAATGTGGTTCCATCTTCTTTGCTGGAGAAAGCAATAGGGGTCGTCAGGGATGAAAAGAAGAGGCCTTCCGAATTCTCCTGGATGCCCCACCAGCGAAAAGGCCACATGGTGCGTTACTACAGAGATTACATTTCGTACCTGGAGCATCAGGCGTCGAAGTTTCCCCTTATAAACAAAGACGAACTGGCCGTTTACGACCGGGAGTACAGGGCACTCCTCAGAGACCGTCTTACCGCCGGAGGCTTTATAAAAGAGGGCATGAAAGTTCTTTGTCTTGGGGCAAGGCAGGGAACGGAGGTTAAGGCTTTTCTGGATCTAGGATGCTTCGCCGTGGGCGTTGACATCAATCCGGGAGATAATAACCACTTCGTTCTTTACGGTGACTTTCACTCGCTTCAGTTCCCCGACGGTGTCGTCGATGTCGTGTTTACAAACAGCCTTGATCACGTATTCGATATTCAGGAAGTGTTGAACGAAGTCCGCCGTGTGCTGGACAAAACCGGATTTTTTGTGGTCGAGGCAATAATGGGAAAAGGGGAGGGGATTGAGCCTGACGAGTTTGCAAGCTTCTGGTGGGAAACCACCGAAGATCTTGCAAAGCTGATCGAAGAAAAAGGAGGGTTTTCTCTTAAGAAACGTCATAAGTTTTCACGGCCCTGGGAAGGATACCACATGGTATTTGAAAAGCTGTAA
- a CDS encoding ABC transporter ATP-binding protein has product MKYSENDAVIEVRDLSKQFRLYRKPSDQLWELITRRTRHQVKAALRNVSFTVRKGESLGIIGENGAGKSTLLQILAGTLPPSSGHVKIHGRVLAILELGTGFYPDFTGRENVVNYARLLGFDESSLRRKIEEIREFSELGSAFDLPVKTYSTGMVMRLAFSVVSSFDPEIMIIDEALSVGDAYFQKKCIDRIAGFQRSGGTLLLCSHAMYHISLMCQRVLWLKDGRIYMEGSPNEVIPQYEWYMFERERNRTLQMEKMGTDPENGSPVCIHECFANADARTPVRTGDTLEVTIKTKAINPQIPYHVAVSVKSFTGWGIFMAGTHLDGIPPLTGDRTVKVQFPDLPLLGGNYYVHVRIFDDRGLVVFDERIVDNIIVAKESSHVGICRLEHKWTVD; this is encoded by the coding sequence ATGAAGTATTCAGAAAACGACGCGGTCATTGAAGTTAGAGATCTATCCAAGCAATTCCGGCTCTACAGAAAGCCGTCCGATCAGCTCTGGGAATTGATAACCCGGCGCACCCGTCATCAGGTTAAAGCCGCCCTGAGGAACGTCAGCTTTACCGTGCGCAAGGGGGAGTCTCTGGGTATAATCGGTGAAAACGGAGCCGGGAAGAGCACGCTCCTGCAGATACTTGCCGGAACACTTCCGCCGAGTTCAGGTCACGTAAAGATCCACGGACGCGTTCTGGCGATTCTGGAGCTGGGAACCGGTTTTTATCCCGACTTTACCGGCAGAGAAAATGTCGTAAATTACGCCCGCCTTCTGGGCTTTGACGAATCCTCACTGCGCAGAAAGATAGAAGAGATAAGAGAATTTTCAGAGCTGGGGTCGGCTTTTGATCTTCCCGTTAAAACCTATTCCACCGGCATGGTCATGCGCCTTGCATTCTCGGTGGTCTCGTCCTTTGATCCCGAGATCATGATAATCGACGAAGCGCTTTCCGTAGGAGATGCCTACTTTCAAAAAAAGTGCATAGACCGCATTGCCGGGTTTCAGAGATCCGGCGGCACCCTACTGCTCTGTTCTCATGCCATGTACCACATAAGCCTGATGTGTCAGAGGGTGCTGTGGTTAAAAGACGGTCGGATCTACATGGAAGGCTCTCCTAACGAAGTCATACCTCAGTATGAGTGGTACATGTTCGAGCGTGAAAGGAACCGAACACTGCAAATGGAAAAAATGGGAACAGATCCCGAAAACGGAAGCCCCGTTTGTATCCACGAATGTTTCGCCAATGCCGACGCACGTACCCCGGTTCGTACGGGAGATACGCTAGAAGTGACCATTAAGACAAAAGCCATCAACCCGCAAATTCCGTATCACGTAGCCGTCTCGGTTAAATCCTTTACCGGTTGGGGAATTTTCATGGCGGGGACTCATCTCGACGGCATTCCTCCTCTTACTGGCGACAGGACGGTAAAGGTGCAATTTCCGGATCTTCCCCTTCTTGGAGGAAATTACTACGTCCACGTGAGGATCTTTGACGACAGGGGACTCGTCGTTTTCGACGAACGGATAGTTGACAACATAATCGTGGCAAAGGAAAGCAGTCACGTGGGAATCTGCCGATTGGAGCACAAATGGACGGTGGATTAA
- a CDS encoding glycosyltransferase — protein sequence MRAIENLRVVFLNPSRSWGGAEKSSFSVAHRLSKKALYRVFYRTGMVESAIPAIYRNSTLDVGRIDISPWFPFKKPAALFRDVVTVKKFITDFCGGNSDFTVFFGIMHYASFLLSFLRKISPGPFGVIASPRGPLTPFIKHMVKDPLERFGLILATRFFCKFSDLVLTPSMGTWNDLVKNYGAPASRGRVVPNFVELPSEASKTSLYDLPERPRVCWVGRLDRERNVEQLLNIFARISRSVSGSLIIVGDGPHRSIVENFIEAEAPGSRVFFAGFREDVSPFLGASDIFVHTCLFDGCPNSLLEACAAGLAVVAQNCPYGPAEILDGGKYGILVNSEAELEYALKELLTDEALRRKFSSLARERAAYYSAEKTVSGYESVIDEVFRKRRGH from the coding sequence TTGCGCGCTATTGAGAACCTCAGGGTCGTATTTTTGAATCCCTCAAGATCCTGGGGAGGAGCCGAGAAAAGCTCCTTTTCGGTAGCCCATCGTTTAAGCAAAAAGGCCCTTTATCGGGTATTCTACAGAACGGGTATGGTCGAATCGGCCATACCCGCGATCTATCGAAACTCCACCTTGGACGTCGGAAGGATCGACATTTCGCCCTGGTTTCCTTTTAAAAAACCCGCGGCACTGTTTAGGGATGTCGTTACCGTTAAAAAGTTCATTACCGATTTTTGTGGCGGAAATTCGGACTTCACGGTTTTCTTCGGAATAATGCACTATGCATCCTTTTTGCTGAGCTTTTTAAGAAAAATTTCGCCCGGGCCTTTCGGGGTGATTGCTTCTCCCCGGGGTCCTTTGACGCCTTTTATAAAGCACATGGTCAAAGATCCTCTGGAGCGGTTCGGTCTTATTCTTGCAACGCGTTTTTTTTGCAAATTTTCCGATTTAGTACTTACTCCCTCCATGGGAACGTGGAACGATCTGGTGAAAAACTACGGAGCACCCGCGTCCAGAGGCAGGGTAGTACCCAATTTCGTTGAGCTACCTTCAGAAGCCTCAAAAACTTCGCTTTACGATCTGCCCGAAAGACCCAGGGTATGCTGGGTGGGCAGGCTTGACCGCGAAAGAAACGTAGAACAGTTACTCAACATTTTTGCCCGAATCTCCAGATCGGTATCCGGATCACTAATCATTGTAGGAGACGGTCCACATAGAAGTATCGTTGAGAACTTTATAGAAGCAGAGGCGCCCGGTTCCAGAGTGTTTTTTGCAGGGTTCAGGGAAGATGTTTCTCCTTTCCTCGGTGCTTCCGATATCTTCGTGCACACCTGTCTCTTCGACGGATGCCCCAACTCACTGCTAGAAGCCTGCGCGGCGGGGCTGGCCGTAGTTGCTCAGAACTGCCCTTACGGTCCTGCAGAAATTCTTGACGGCGGGAAATACGGAATTCTCGTCAATTCGGAGGCCGAGCTGGAATACGCCCTCAAGGAGCTTTTGACAGACGAAGCTCTACGGCGTAAATTCTCTTCGCTGGCCCGTGAAAGGGCGGCGTATTACAGTGCCGAGAAAACCGTTTCGGGCTACGAGTCGGTAATTGATGAAGTATTCAGAAAACGACGCGGTCATTGA